The nucleotide window GTTTAAGGCTGAATGGGAAGCGCTGCAACCGCAAAAGGCTATTATTCAGGCCATGATTGACGCGCGGAAGCGAAGCGGTATAACCCAAAAGCAGCTTGCGGAGCGTACAGGCATCGCACAGGGAGATATAAGCAAACTGGAGAACGGCAGCGCCAATCCCTCGATAAGAACGCTCCAAA belongs to Synergistes jonesii and includes:
- a CDS encoding helix-turn-helix domain-containing protein; its protein translation is MSTTFNEFLAEQLKDPEFKAEWEALQPQKAIIQAMIDARKRSGITQKQLAERTGIAQGDISKLENGSANPSIRTLQRLADGMGMKLKVEFVN